The following nucleotide sequence is from Wolbachia endosymbiont (group E) of Neria commutata.
AATGGAAACACCCTACTTTATTCACAAGACCCCCTGCGAAACAACGTGAAGCAAGTTGCTGATAAAATCTGGTAAGAAATCCCCAGCCCAAAAATTATTAAAAACTATGCCTCAAATTCACAATTCCTGCTATAATATTAAATCTCATGTTGTATTTCTTCTGAAAATTGCGGTAAACATTTGACATTATTTTGAAGATTTTTATCTCGCGAATCTTATTTTCCACACGCATCCTGAACGATGCCAGCTTCCGATTATGCTCCTTTTGCTCCTCCGTTAGTGGCTTTTTACGGTGTTTTTTGTACGGAATCACAACGTTTTTCTGCAGTTTTTGCCAACCTTGATACCCAGAATCGGCATATTTTATGCTATCTTTGGCCAACAATTTTTCCTGTTTCCTTATGCGAAAATCATGCATTTGACCTCTATGCGACTTCGAAATCGACAGAATTTGCCCATTTCCCTCGATCACAATTTCGGTTTTTATTGTGGTTGCTTTCTTTTTTCCGGAATAACTTTTCTTACGTTTTTTGCTGTCTTTCGGCCGCTGTATCGGTTGCTCCGTGACGTCTGCTAAAATTTTTAAAATCCTTTCTGGCGTCAGCGTTCTATCCTTTTTTATAGTAATTTTTTTGGCCAATAATGGCTACATTTTCTTAAAAAGTCGGCAAATATTTGAGTTGTGCAAATTAAACAAAAACCCTAAAAATGGATGCGTTATGTACGTTCTGTAATAAATTAGAACACATAAAATCCTGTCTTCTAGCTCCTCAACATGCGATTTTCTTCCGTGACATTTCTTTTTCGCCTCCATTTTTTCCCACTCTGGACGCACTTTTGCCACAATTTTTTCAAATTCTTCTGTTGTCAGACCCGTTAATTGCCTGAAAATATACTGGGTCTTTGAAACTTTTGCGTAACTTATTGCCATCTTCCCTCTTCTAAAACTTTCATTTTACATGCTTTTTAATGTTTTTCATCTGTTTTTTACCTTTTCGCATGGGGTCTATTCTTGTTTATGAGATTTACATTGTTGCTTTTTGCTGCAAGAAGTCCCACCGAATCAACAAAGCCAAAATTGGCTGCATAATGTAACGGTGTATTACCTTCATTATCTGGAATATCAACCTTTGCTCCTCCGTTTACTAAAATATCTATCATTTCATTATCTACTTCCCAAAAAGTAGCATGGTGCAAAGGTGCTTTTCCTTCGTTATCTTGCGCATTAATATCAATAGCTTCTTCTGTTAATAGCCTACTTATAACCTCGGTGTGGCAATGAAAGACAGCATAGTGTAATGGGGTTTTCCCTTGGTTATCTTTTGTATTCACATTAATAGATTTTTCTGCCAACAGTACATCCACAATGCCGGTATTATCATACTTAGCAGCACAGTGTAATGGAGTTTTGCCCTTTTTATCTTCAATGTTTGGATCTGCCCCCGCCTTTAAAAATAAATATACTGCCGAAATATTG
It contains:
- a CDS encoding ankyrin repeat domain-containing protein, which encodes MVDENRKGNKLFLENIKEIYFDHPQAKNSTLYDLAWREKIDEWLSEEVVLTENQHKLDQGLLTALKSINCYYLDFYNHNDFLYDHADTKRLEEFLNANKNDPDLQVVLNLRRGEGKRTVLEKIATRNISAVYLFLKAGADPNIEDKKGKTPLHCAAKYDNTGIVDVLLAEKSINVNTKDNQGKTPLHYAVFHCHTEVISRLLTEEAIDINAQDNEGKAPLHHATFWEVDNEMIDILVNGGAKVDIPDNEGNTPLHYAANFGFVDSVGLLAAKSNNVNLINKNRPHAKR